From the genome of Eucalyptus grandis isolate ANBG69807.140 chromosome 2, ASM1654582v1, whole genome shotgun sequence, one region includes:
- the LOC104428535 gene encoding uncharacterized protein LOC104428535 codes for MADAKGSWDSMREWIVEHKLRAVGSLWLSGIAGSIAYNWSQPNMKTSVKIIHARLHAQALTLAALAGAAVVEYYDHQTGKKADRYAKILNFDEHQQKD; via the exons ATGGCGGACGCCAAGGGCAGTTGGGACTCCATGAGGGAATGGATCGTCGAGCACAAGCTCCGCGCCGTCG GTTCGCTGTGGCTGAGCGGGATCGCGGGCTCGATCGCCTACAACTGGTCGCAGCCCAACATGAAGACCAGTGTCAAGATCATTCACGCCAG GCTGCATGCTCAGGCACTCACACTTGCTGCTTTGGCGGGCGCTGCAGTTGTGGAGTACTACGACCATCAGACAGGAAAGAAGGCTGACCGCTATGCCAAGATCCTCAACTTTGATGAACACCAACAGAAAGATTGA
- the LOC104428546 gene encoding putative E3 ubiquitin-protein ligase LIN-1, protein MSLPSPPPPHDHDRPDLESIRVVVVLVNKFVRQILADGARSWNAIKSASISMLQAQKHEYFEFSEHSVLSNLYWGIDNIEAAIWAEWPGERESRLRSSEGMLQVPALLDEGGMTSGIANRDLIAFSYFYLCVVKSLQGEDWQVALHFLQALSVCPELVRDVFAPELCELLFLSGAARSKSKRIGGHRSSESVRPIDSNRDEALEPMKQMAREFKGWLMYYQVMLYGETPEWNCGSRELLSLQNNTDCSLDEQSASIESSFSIGSGHDWLQDSEFQKVHPLYPEKDSRDNTMCSNGAAFANCAEDSKHLRKAPKSHDYNGEIKENGSSRCLQDMLEEPQSDSSTSANSIQGDSAEEGDTQEANEDIESSIRRMRMDVELQEMDTYCRKQQGPCCTSEPEGKAICLAGLPRSPQHRCRGAAEVNIARIFAETLPDSFGDFNESILELRDRKQNGNASWNLHMDELETSEQHDRQLFNQIAAISRRNHRAKRKSPRKSLARKDNKLCVQNKLTGEGLYSEKPSHHDLMGIFEKAVSQLCFSEGLRKLNEENIVEITAIYETLNNKNGVKHAALKDVLLDQLLKAISTSKEEREIRMSVSILTTIALTNQSVLGDIRKKGLQLCDLASALKRNVHEAAILIYLSNPSPTEIKTLELLPNLVEIVCTWSSYKLKRTSVLLTPPIASLMIIEILVTAFDNATNSAHLAALNSPKVLHGLLDVARDSGAEESISLARIIVKCMQFDGQCRVYVSQSTPISPFISLLQNNKRHAKFIALEFFHEILCMPRSAANSLLQRIRNEGGADIMNMLMLCVQNLQSHHQLFAVNLLLQLDTLENQSGSSMFVEVAMKVLLESLTPNEDLKMHQLSAFIVANLGGTYSWTGEPYTVAWLVRKAGLTSVRHRNMIKEFDWEDQSLLDSETDSWCGKIARNIIKIGNPVFQALEMGLKSKTKRVSRDCLTAIAWLGCEIAKSANTQRYSACEILLGGLEQFLHPGVDLEERLLACLSIYNYASGKGMQKLIHFSEGVRESLRRFSNITWMAEELHRVADFYLPNKSRISCVHTQILEAGHSSSGAVNALIYYKGLLCSGHSDGSIKMWDVKGQFATLAWDKKEHKKEVTCFSLLEQGESLLSGSADKTIRVWKMVQRKLECLEVISLKDRIRKIDTLGDAIVAIILGHGIKVIDASRTVKDFCKSKNVKSICVIQGKIYAGCKDSSVQEIILANNREREIKAPSKSWMMQKRPINSIVSYKDWMYTASMVVHGSNVKEWRRNCEAEMRIAVQKGANVLAMGVVEDFVYLNCSSSASTLQIWLRGTAQKVGRISAGGKITSLLTANDIVICGTEAGLIKGWIPL, encoded by the exons ATGTCTCTCCCTTCGCCTCCGCCACCCCACGATCACGACCGGCCCGACCTCGAGTCGATCCGCGTGGTTGTTGTCTTGGTGAACAAATTCGTCCGGCAAATCCTGGCTGACGGCGCCCGTTCTTGGAACGCCATCAAGTCGGCTAGCATTTCAATGCTCCAGGCCCAGAAGCATGAGTACTTCGAGTTCTCGGAGCACTCGGTGCTGTCTAATCTCTACTGGGGCATCGACAACATTGAGGCAGCGATCTGGGCCGAGTGGCCCGGGGAGCGCGAGTCCCGGCTGAGGAGCTCGGAGGGGATGCTGCAGGTCCCGGCGTTGCTGGACGAGGGAGGCATGACGTCTGGGATAGCGAACCGGGATTTGATTGCCTTCTCGTACTTTTACCTATGTGTGGTCAAGAGCCTTCAGGGGGAAGACTGGCAGGTcgctttgcattttctccagGCGCTCTCGGTGTGTCCCGAGCTTGTCAGGGATGTGTTCGCGCCGGAACTCTGCGAATTGCTCTTCCTGTCCGGGGCTGCACGGTCCAAAAGCAAGAGAATTGGCGGACATAGAAGTTCCGAGTCAGTTCGGCCTATCGACTCGAACAGAGACGAAGCTCTCGAGCCGATGAAACAGATGGCCAGGGAGTTCAAAGGTTGGTTGATGTACTATCAGGTCATGCTCTATGGTGAGACCCCTGAGTGGAATTGTGGCTCCAGAGAACTCCTGTCCCTTCAGAATAACACAGACTGTTCGTT GGATGAGCAGTCTGCAAGCATTGAATCTTCGTTCTCAATTGGAAGTGGACACGATTGGCTACAAGACAGTGAG TTTCAGAAAGTGCATCCACTTTATCCCGAGAAAGACTCTAGGGATAACACGATGTGCAGCAATGGTGCAGCATTTGCAAATTGTGCGGAAGACTCTAAGCATTTAAGAAAAGCACCAAAGTCTCACGACTACAatggagaaataaaagaaaacggAAGCTCCAGATGTCTTCAGGACATGCTGGAGGAACCCCAGTCAGATTCATCAACTTCTGCAAACTCTATACAAGGCGATTCCGCTGAAGAAGGTGACACACAG GAAGCTAATGAGGATATTGAAAGCTCAATTAGAAGGATGAGAATGGATGTGGAACTCCAAGAAATGGACACTTATTGTAG GAAGCAGCAAGGTCCATGCTGTACTTCAGAGCCTGAAGGCAAAGCAATATGCTTGGCAGGTCTTCCCCGTTCTCCCCAGCATCGATGCCGGGGGGCTGCAGAAGTGAACATCGCTAGGATCTTTGCTGAAACATTACCCGATTCCTTTGGTGACTTTAATGAATCCATCTTGGAGCTCAGAGACAGAAAGCAGAATGGTAATGCCAGTTGGAATCTTCATATGGATGAGTTGGAGACATCTGAGCAACACGATCGACAGCTTTTCAATCAAATAGCTGCTATATCGCGGAGGAATCATAGGGCTAAACGCAAGAGTCCCCGGAAGTCTCTTGCTCGGAAAGATAACAAATTGTGTGTGCAGAATAAGTTGACAGGAGAAGGTTTGTATTCAGAGAAACCTTCCCATCATGACCTGATGGGGATATTTGAGAAGGCAGTGTCGCAACTATGTTTCTCCGAAGGATTGAGGAAACTCAATGAAGAAAACATTGTTGAGATCACAGCGATATATGAGACTCTGAACAACAAGAACGGAGTTAAGCATGCAGCGCTGAAGGACGTGCTTCTGGATCAGCTGCTAAAAGCTATCTCGACTTCCAAAGAGGAAAGGGAGATTCGAATGTCGGTTTCTATCTTGACCACTATCGCTTTAACCAACCAGTCGGTTTTAGGCGACATAAGAAAGAAGGGTCTTCAATTGTGTGACTTGGCAAGTGCTCTGAAAAGAAATGTGCACGAGGCAGCGATTCTGATTTATCTGAGCAATCCATCTCCTACAGAAATCAAGACTCTGGAATTGCTGCCTAATCTTGTGGAGATAGTATGCACTTGGAGCAGTTATAAGCTCAAGCGGACATCCGTCTTGTTGACGCCTCCAATCGCATCACTGATGATCATTGAAATATTGGTCACCGCATTTGACAATGCCACCAACAGCGCACACCTTGCAGCACTCAACTCTCCCAAAGTCCTTCATGGGCTACTAGATGTGGCGAGAGACTCAGGTGCTGAAGAATCCATCTCTCTGGCTAGAATCATTGTGAAGTGCATGCAGTTTGATGGGCAATGCAGAGTTTACGTCTCCCAATCTACACCTATTTCTCCATTTATTAGCCTTCTTCAAAACAACAAGAGGCATGCCAAGTTCATCGCATTGGAATTCTTCCATGAAATCCTTTGCATGCCAAG GTCAGCAGCTAACAGTCTACTGCAACGGATAAGGAATGAAGGAGGTGCTGACATCATGAACATGCTAATGCTCTGTGTCCAAAACTTGCAGTCTCATCATCAGCTCTTTGCTGTGAATTTGTTGCTTCAATTGGACACATTG GAGAACCAATCTGGCAGTAGCATGTTCGTTGAAGTGGCCATGAAGGTCCTCCTTGAGTCGCTGACACCCAATGAAGACCTTAAGATGCATCAACTATCGGCATTCATCGTAGCGAACCTCGGAGGAACTTATTCTTGGACTGGGGAACCATACACAGTGGCTTGGTTGGTAAGAAAGGCTGGGTTGACCTCGGTGCGCCACCGAAATATGATCAAGGAGTTCGATTGGGAAGATCAAAGCCTACTG GATTCAGAAACTGACTCATGGTGTGGCAAAATTGCGAGAAACATAATCAAGATCGGGAATCCTGTCTTCCAAGCTCTCGAAATGGGCTTGAAGAGCAAGACGAAGAGGGTGTCTCGAGACTGTCTTACCGCGATTGCGTGGCTTGGGTGCGAAATTGCCAAGAGTGCAAATACTCAGAGATACTCCGCGTGCGAGATCTTGCTGGGTGGGCTAGAGCAATTCCTGCATCCTGGGGTGGACCTTGAAGAGAGGCTTCTAGCTTGCTTATCCATATACAACTATGCCTCCGGTAAAG GAATGCAGAAACTCATCCATTTCTCGGAAGGGGTGCGGGAATCGCTGAGGCGCTTTTCAAACATCACTTGGATGGCAGAGGAACTGCATAGAGTAGCTGATTTCTATCTACCAAACAAATCG CGCATATCCTGTGTTCACACACAAATTCTTGAGGCTGGTCATAGCAGTAGTGGAGCTGTAAATGCTCTAATTTACTACAAGGGACTTCTCTGCAGTGGACATTCAGACGGGTCGATAAAG ATGTGGGACGTCAAGGGGCAATTCGCGACACTTGCGTGGGACAAGAAGGAGCACAAGAAGGAAGTCACCTGTTTTTCGCTCCTCGAGCAAGGGGAAAGCCTTTTGAGTGGATCTGCTGACAAGACGATCAGG GTCTGGAAAATGGTCCAAAGGAAACTGGAATGCTTGGAAGTGATATCCTTAAAGGACCGCATTCGGAAAATAGACACGCTCGGGGATGCAATTGTCGCAATCATACTGGGCCATGGGATTAAG GTTATTGATGCATCAAGAACAGTCAAAGATTTTTGCAAGAGTAAAAATGTAAAGTCCATATGTGTAATTCAGGGAAAGATATATGCCGGCTGCAAGGACTCAAGTGTACAG GAAATAATTCTAGCGAACAACAGAGAGCGAGAGATCAAAGCACCGTCAAAGAGCTGGATGATGCAAAAGCGGCCCATAAACTCAATTGTCAGCTACAAAGACTGGATGTACACTGCGAGTATGGTGGTCCATGGGTCCAATGTAAAG GAATGGAGAAGAAACTGTGAAGCCGAGATGAGAATAGCAGTGCAGAAAGGAGCAAATGTGCTCGCCATGGGAGTGGTTGAAGACTTCGTTTATCTTAATTGCAGCTCATCAGCCAGTACCCTCCAG ATATGGTTGAGAGGGACAGCGCAGAAAGTGGGGAGGATTTCGGCTGGGGGGAAGATAACAAGCCTTTTGACTGCGAATGACATCGTCATCTGCGGTACAGAGGCGGGGCTTATTAAG GGATGGATACCTTTGTGA